A portion of the Pedobacter cryoconitis genome contains these proteins:
- a CDS encoding DUF4290 domain-containing protein — protein MNFDYNTTRNELILAEYGRNVQNMVKYICELPDLEERNKYAQAVIDLMGFLNPHLRDVADFKHKLWDHLHIISGYKIDVDSPYPKPTPEMALVKPAHIGYPQQRIKYKHYGKTVEVMIERAIAVEEPERRAALVQGIANFMKMAYVTWNKDSVADETILKNLSELSGGLLQLEENINLNKVEFRPPVNRTSTNTNRGRNNNNNNNKGRQNNNNNNNNRPRSSNPNPKQRH, from the coding sequence ATGAATTTCGATTACAATACCACAAGAAACGAGTTAATTCTTGCAGAATACGGACGTAATGTACAAAACATGGTGAAGTACATTTGTGAATTGCCGGATCTGGAAGAGCGCAATAAATATGCTCAGGCAGTGATAGATCTGATGGGTTTCTTAAACCCTCATCTAAGGGATGTTGCCGATTTCAAGCATAAATTATGGGATCATTTACACATTATCTCCGGTTATAAAATAGACGTAGATAGTCCCTATCCAAAACCAACTCCAGAAATGGCATTGGTTAAACCTGCACATATCGGTTACCCGCAACAAAGGATCAAATACAAGCATTACGGTAAAACTGTTGAGGTGATGATCGAAAGAGCTATCGCAGTAGAAGAACCTGAACGCAGAGCAGCCCTGGTACAAGGCATCGCTAACTTTATGAAAATGGCTTATGTAACCTGGAATAAAGACAGTGTTGCTGATGAGACTATTCTAAAGAACCTGAGCGAATTGTCAGGTGGTCTGTTGCAACTGGAAGAAAACATTAACCTGAACAAGGTTGAATTCAGGCCTCCGGTAAACAGAACCTCTACAAATACCAACCGCGGACGCAACAATAACAACAACAATAATAAGGGAAGGCAAAACAACAATAACAACAACAATAACCGCCCGCGCAGTAGCAATCCCAATCCAAAACAAAGACATTAA
- the murA gene encoding UDP-N-acetylglucosamine 1-carboxyvinyltransferase, whose protein sequence is MNAFEIIGGKKLKGEIHPQGAKNEALQIISAVLLTEEKITVSNIPDIKDVNKLIELLGDLGVEVNRLSKDTYTFEAKNINLEFFKSATFKAKGGSLRGSIMIVGPLLARFGQAAIPKPGGDKIGRRRLDTHFLGFEKLGAKFVYDAKESFFNVDATNLKGAYILLDEASVTGTANIVMAAVLAKGITTIYNAACEPYLQQLCKMLNRMGAKITGIGSNLLTIEGVTKLGGTEHRMLPDMIEIGSFIGLAAMTESEITIKNVCYDELGVIPDVFRKLGINFERRGDDIYIPSQKHYIIDTFIDGSILTIADSPWPGFTPDLLSIVLVIATQAKGSILIHQKMFESRLFFVDKLIEMGAQIILCDPHRATVNGINKQYKLRGISMTSPDIRAGVSLLIAALSAEGTSTIYNIEQIERGYQDIDTRLRALGAQIKRVDANSPSH, encoded by the coding sequence ATGAACGCATTTGAAATTATAGGTGGGAAGAAGTTAAAAGGCGAAATCCATCCGCAGGGGGCTAAAAATGAAGCGCTGCAGATTATATCTGCCGTTTTACTAACAGAAGAGAAAATCACTGTAAGTAATATCCCTGACATCAAAGATGTAAATAAACTGATTGAACTTCTGGGTGACCTGGGCGTTGAAGTAAACCGTTTATCAAAAGACACTTACACATTTGAAGCCAAAAACATCAATCTTGAATTCTTTAAATCAGCTACTTTTAAAGCTAAAGGTGGAAGTTTAAGAGGTTCAATCATGATTGTAGGTCCACTTCTTGCACGTTTCGGACAAGCCGCCATCCCTAAACCGGGTGGTGATAAAATTGGACGAAGAAGATTGGACACTCATTTTCTTGGCTTTGAGAAACTAGGAGCTAAATTTGTATATGACGCTAAAGAATCTTTCTTTAATGTAGATGCAACTAACCTTAAAGGTGCTTATATCCTGTTGGATGAAGCTTCTGTTACTGGTACAGCAAATATTGTCATGGCTGCAGTCCTGGCAAAAGGGATTACAACGATTTATAACGCTGCCTGTGAGCCTTATTTACAGCAGTTATGTAAAATGCTTAACCGCATGGGTGCCAAAATAACCGGAATTGGTTCTAATCTGCTGACTATCGAAGGGGTGACCAAATTAGGTGGTACTGAACACAGAATGTTACCTGATATGATTGAAATTGGTTCTTTCATCGGCCTTGCCGCCATGACAGAATCAGAAATCACGATCAAAAACGTATGCTATGATGAATTGGGGGTTATACCTGATGTATTCAGAAAGTTAGGGATCAACTTTGAACGCAGAGGTGATGATATTTACATCCCTTCTCAAAAACACTATATCATTGATACTTTCATTGATGGATCTATCCTGACTATTGCAGATTCACCATGGCCAGGCTTCACTCCTGACCTGTTGAGTATTGTATTAGTAATTGCAACTCAGGCAAAAGGTTCGATCCTGATTCACCAGAAAATGTTCGAAAGCCGTTTATTCTTCGTGGATAAACTGATTGAAATGGGTGCACAGATTATTTTATGTGATCCACACAGAGCTACTGTAAACGGAATCAACAAACAATATAAACTAAGAGGTATCAGCATGACTTCTCCTGACATCAGAGCTGGAGTTTCATTGCTAATTGCAGCATTATCTGCTGAAGGTACTTCAACGATCTATAATATCGAACAAATTGAACGTGGTTACCAGGATATTGACACACGTTTACGTGCATTAGGTGCGCAGATTAAACGTGTTGATGCAAATTCTCCATCACACTAA